From one Brachypodium distachyon strain Bd21 chromosome 4, Brachypodium_distachyon_v3.0, whole genome shotgun sequence genomic stretch:
- the LOC100833621 gene encoding protein SCARECROW, producing MGSLFFPSSSSSSSYPPSHASDSTAFLHHHLLDHHQHAAAAMVRKRPAPDMDNLPPPRRHVTGDLSDVLAAANAAAPPQQQQQLPTAQLPALPTQLLPPPTPFQHQQHQQEQQHHMDVAAANPGGVAATTAFVDGIIRDIIGSCHAGHGGGGVSVAQLIHNVREIIHPCNPALASLLELRLRSLLSPAASDLPPPHPSLQSLPVSPPAAALPPPPPPPPDKLISSPPPQPESPKQPPPPTPEQTAAAAQAAAKSRRETQLRKQRDEEGLHLLTLLLQCAESVNADNLDDAQSALLEIAELATPFGTSTQRVAAYFAEAVSARLVTSCLGLYAPLPPHSAAASITGGRKIAAAFQVFNGISPFVKFSHFTANQAIQEAFEREDRVHIIDLDIMQGLQWPGLFHILASRPGGPPRVRLTGLGASMDALEATGKRLSDFADTLGLPFEFCAVADKAGNLDPEKLLNGGGGGGGGVGRRREAVAVHWLHHSLYDVTGNDANTLGLIQRLAPKVVTMVEQDLSHSGSFLARFVEAIHYYSALFDSLDASYGEDSPERHVVEQQLLSREIRNVLAVGGPARTGDAKFVGSWRDKLARSGFGPASLAGSAAAQAALLLGMFPSDGYTLVEENGALKLGWKDLCLLTASAWRPMVQTTPSSSAR from the exons ATGGgctccctcttcttcccctcttcatcttcttcttcttcttatccTCCTTCCCATGCCTCCGACTCCACCGccttcctccaccaccacctgctaGATCACCAccagcacgccgccgccgccatggtccGCAAGCGCCCGGCGCCCGACATGGACAACCTCCCCCCGCCGCGGAGACACGTCACCGGGGACCTCTccgacgtcctcgccgccgccaacgccgccgcgccaccacagcagcagcagcagctccccACCGCCCAGCTCCCCGCGCTCCCCACCCAGCTCCTGCCCCCGCCGACTCCCTTCCAGCACCAGCAACaccagcaggagcagcagcaccacatGGACGTGGCGGCGGCCAACCCGGGTGGcgtggcggcgacgacggcgttCGTGGACGGCATCATCCGCGACATCATCGGCAGCTGCcacgccggccatggcggcggcggcgtctccgTGGCGCAGCTCATCCACAACGTCCGCGAGATCATCCACCCCTGCAACCCCGccctcgcctccctcctcgagctccgcctccgctccctcctctcccccgccgcctccgacctcccccctccccacccctctctccaatctctccccgtctctccgccggcggcggcactccctccccccccgccgccgccccccgaCAAGCTCATCTCCTCCCCACCTCCACAACCCGAATCCCCAAAACAACCCCCACCCCCAACCCCAGAacaaaccgccgccgccgcgcaagCCGCCGCCAAGTCCCGCCGCGAGACGCAACTCCGGAAGCAGCGGGACGAGGAAGGTCTCCACCTCCtaaccctcctcctccagtgCGCGGAATCCGTCAACGCCGACAACCTCGACGACGCCCAGTCGGCCCTCCTCGAGATCGCTGAGCTCGCCACGCCCTTCGGCACCTCAACCCAACGCGTCGCCGCCTACTTCGCAGAAGCCGTCTCCGCCCGCCTCGTCACCTCCTGCCTCGGCCTCTACGCGCCGCTCCCGCCCCActccgcggccgcctccaTCACCGGCGGGCGCAAGATCGCGGCGGCGTTCCAGGTCTTCAACGGCATCAGCCCCTTCGTCAAGTTCTCCCACTTCACCGCCAACCAGGCCATCCAGGAGGCGTTCGAGCGGGAGGACCGGGTGCACATAATCGACCTCGACATCATGCAGGGGCTGCAATGGCCGGGGCTGTTCCACATCCTCGCTTCTCGCCCCGGCGGGCCGCCCAGGGTCCGGCTCACCGGGCTCGGAGCTTCCATGGACGCGCTCGAGGCCACCGGGAAGAGGCTGTCGGATTTCGCGGACACGCTTGGGCTGCCGTTCGAGTTCTGTGCTGTCGCTGATAAGGCCGGGAACCTTGACCCGGAGAAGCTGCttaatggcggcggcggcggcggaggaggggtggGAAGGCGGCGCGAGGCTGTTGCCGTGCATTGGCTCCACCACTCGCTCTACGACGTCACCGGGAACGACGCCAACACGCTGGGGCTCATCCAGAG GTTGGCGCCGAAGGTGGTGACAATGGTGGAGCAGGACCTGAGCCACTCGGGCTCCTTCCTGGCGCGGTTCGTGGAAGCCATCCACTACTACTCGGCGCTCTTCGACTCGCTGGACGCCAGCTACGGCGAGGACAGTCCCGAGCGGCACGTCgtggagcagcagctgctatCGCGGGAGATCCGCAACGTGCTCGCCGTCGGCGGGCCGGCCCGCACCGGCGACGCCAAGTTCGTCGGCAGCTGGCGCGACAAGCTGGCCCGCTCCGGGTTCGGCCCGGCGTCGCTCGCCGGCAGCgccgcggcgcaggcggcgctgctgctcggCATGTTCCCCTCCGACGGCTACACGCTCGTCGAGGAGAACGGCGCGCTCAAGCTCGGATGGAAGGACCTCTGCTTGCTGACAGCCTCTGCCTGGCGCCCCATGGTCCAGACCACGCCTTCCTCTTCTGCGCGctaa
- the LOC100833313 gene encoding calcium uniporter protein 5, mitochondrial, whose translation MEIGESNQRFPKSPSVLNPRNPIVFDPGGLRSTPPITMWRAAASRLRLGAPSPPAPAGPLRRLFSPRPAGAGAGKRVAVEPPVTAVEARRLVRLVAVEALKRRLVAGREAVGYGELLEACVEAGAARTLGEAEALARAMDDAGVLLLFRDKAYLHPDKVVDLVRRAVPLALELEDDPRKEEFKQMQEKKEDIDKVAHKQVRCILWSGLGFFMSQIGLFFRLTFWELSWDVMEPVAFFTTTSGLLVSYTYFLVTSRDPTYQDFMERLFLSRRRKLCAKHRFDMERYLELQKHCKCPLEGHYSHGI comes from the exons ATGGAGATCGGAGAAAGCAACCAAAGGTTCCCCAAATCTCCGAGCGTTTTAAACCCGCGGAACCCCATCGTCTTCGATCCCGGCGGCCTCCGCTCCACTCCACCGATCACCATGTGGCGCGCAGCCGCCTCCCGCCTCCGCCTAGGCGCGCCGTCGCCCCCGGCACCGGCCGGCCCGCTGCGCCGCCTCTtctcgccgcggccggcgggggcgggggcggggaaGAGGGTGGCGGTGGAGCCGCCGGtgacggcggtggaggcgcggcggctggtgcggctggtggcggtggaggcgctgaaGCGGCGGCTGGTGGCGGGGCGGGAGGCGGTTGGGTACGGGGAGCTCCTGGAGGCGTGCGTGGaggccggcgcggcgcggacgctcggcgaggcggaggcgctcgcgcgCGCCATGGACGACGCCGGCGTCCTCCTGCTCTTCCGGGACAAGGCCTACCTCCACCCGGACAAG GTTGTGGATCTGGTTAGAAGAGCCGTGCCGCTTGCACTGGAACTAGAGGATGACCCAAGGAAAGAAGAGTTCAAGCAGATGCaggaaaagaaggaagatATCGACAAGGTCGCGCACAAGCAGGTCCGGTGCATCCTTTGGTCCGGCCTAGGGTTCTTCATGTCCCAAATCGGCCTCTTCTTCCGCCTCACATTCTGGGAGCTCTCGTGGGACGTGATGGAGCCGGTCGCGTTCTTCACGACCACGTCCGGGCTGCTTGTCAGCTACACCTATTTCCTGGTGACGTCGAGGGACCCGACTTACCAGGACTTCATGGAGAGGCTCTTCTTGTCGAGGAGGAGAAAGCTTTGCGCCAAGCATAGGTTTGATATGGAGAGGTACCTGGAGTTGCAGAAGCATTGCAAGTGTCCCCTGGAAGGTCATTATTCTCATGGTATCTAG